In Achromobacter xylosoxidans A8, a single window of DNA contains:
- a CDS encoding NAD(P)/FAD-dependent oxidoreductase — MQAYPSHDPALANARPQAANGSSDAASDTALPAAVDVAIVGGGIIGISTAYALARAGLRVAVFEKGTLACEQSSRNWGWVRTLGRDLPEVPLAQRANQLWQEIQATVDVGFRRSGMFYLQENDADAAGHQAWIDGARAHGVDARLLDNRMLRKMLSSTGRAWTGAMYSPTDGVAEPQLATRGIASLARAAGAHILEGCAVRGVERSAGRVSALLTERGRVATQAVLVAAGAWSRLFCGNLGADFPQLKVRGSVLRTTPLDTGPLAAINGKDFTCRKRADGGYSVSQFGASMADVVPDTFRLMPHFFSTWRANSSFVRLRFGKRFFEELKIPRHFPADRVSPFERHRVLDPSPSRRGVEQAWHRLVQAFPAFRAARIAQSWAGYIDVTPDAMPVMDAVPGLPGLYLASGFSGHGFGIGPAVGEAMAQLIQGQTPAIDLHPFRYGRYGT, encoded by the coding sequence CCAGGCCACAGGCCGCGAACGGCAGTTCAGACGCAGCCTCGGACACGGCGCTGCCTGCCGCTGTCGACGTCGCCATCGTCGGCGGCGGCATCATCGGCATCAGCACTGCCTACGCCCTCGCGCGCGCCGGGCTGCGGGTCGCCGTGTTCGAAAAAGGCACGCTGGCCTGCGAGCAATCGTCGCGCAACTGGGGCTGGGTGCGCACACTGGGACGAGACCTGCCTGAAGTGCCCCTGGCCCAGCGCGCGAACCAGCTGTGGCAGGAGATCCAGGCCACGGTGGACGTGGGCTTCCGCCGCAGCGGCATGTTCTACCTGCAGGAAAACGACGCGGACGCGGCGGGCCACCAGGCCTGGATCGACGGCGCGCGCGCGCATGGCGTGGATGCCCGCCTGCTGGATAACCGCATGCTGCGGAAAATGCTGTCGTCGACCGGACGCGCCTGGACGGGCGCCATGTACAGCCCCACGGACGGCGTCGCCGAACCGCAGTTGGCAACGCGCGGCATAGCCTCACTGGCCCGCGCAGCGGGCGCGCACATCCTGGAAGGCTGCGCCGTGCGCGGCGTGGAACGCAGCGCTGGCCGCGTATCCGCCTTGCTTACCGAGCGCGGCCGCGTCGCAACCCAGGCGGTACTGGTCGCAGCCGGCGCCTGGTCGCGGCTGTTCTGCGGCAACCTGGGCGCCGACTTCCCGCAATTGAAGGTCCGCGGATCCGTGCTGCGCACGACCCCGCTGGACACGGGCCCGTTGGCCGCCATCAATGGCAAGGATTTCACCTGCCGCAAGCGTGCCGACGGCGGATACTCGGTATCGCAGTTCGGCGCATCGATGGCGGACGTGGTGCCCGACACCTTCCGCCTGATGCCTCATTTCTTCAGCACGTGGCGCGCCAACAGCAGCTTCGTGCGGCTGCGCTTCGGCAAGCGTTTCTTCGAGGAACTGAAGATTCCGCGCCATTTCCCGGCTGATCGCGTATCGCCCTTCGAACGGCATCGCGTGCTGGATCCGTCGCCGTCCAGGCGCGGCGTGGAGCAGGCGTGGCACAGGCTGGTCCAGGCCTTTCCCGCCTTCCGCGCAGCGCGCATCGCGCAGTCCTGGGCCGGCTACATCGACGTCACGCCCGACGCGATGCCCGTCATGGACGCGGTGCCCGGGCTGCCCGGGCTCTACCTGGCTTCCGGCTTCTCGGGCCACGGCTTCGGCATCGGCCCGGCGGTTGGCGAAGCCATGGCGCAACTGATCCAGGGCCAGACGCCGGCCATCGATCTGCACCCATTCCGATACGGCCGCTACGGCACATGA
- a CDS encoding dipeptidase yields the protein MDSHSVDLHRRATVVDGLVFFSDGSTRDMLTGGVSAINVTISEMGADFEQALRDCMAWRQRCAAPDSPWLLVEKADDIARAKQAGKLGLIMGWQNGKPLGDQIDRVALFHELGMRVIQLTYNEANLLGDGCLEKRNAGLSDLGVKMVQEMNRVGIAIDLSHCAPQTCLDAAHHSSKPVLLTHANANAVITRPRNKSDEVIKAVAATGGVVGCSIHAYLSWRGDPRQQPLLSDFVANVKYIGELVGYEHVGIGTDFPSVDTYEAVRHVMVMSRTKYAKSGGDFSDAFGDVMEARYPVETPTPAQFPAFTHALHQAGLTDSQILGVLGGNFQRVFAQAWAAA from the coding sequence ATGGATAGCCACAGCGTCGACCTGCATCGCCGCGCCACCGTCGTCGATGGCCTGGTCTTCTTCAGCGACGGCAGCACCCGCGACATGCTGACCGGCGGCGTCAGCGCCATCAACGTCACGATCAGCGAGATGGGTGCGGACTTCGAGCAGGCGCTGCGCGACTGCATGGCCTGGCGCCAGCGCTGCGCCGCGCCGGACTCGCCCTGGCTATTGGTGGAAAAGGCCGATGACATCGCCCGCGCCAAGCAGGCCGGCAAGCTGGGGCTCATCATGGGCTGGCAGAACGGCAAACCGCTGGGCGACCAGATCGACCGCGTCGCCCTGTTCCATGAATTAGGCATGCGCGTCATCCAGCTGACCTACAACGAAGCCAATCTGCTGGGCGACGGCTGCCTGGAAAAACGCAACGCCGGCCTCAGCGACCTGGGCGTGAAGATGGTCCAAGAGATGAACCGGGTCGGCATCGCCATCGACCTCAGCCACTGCGCGCCGCAGACCTGCCTGGATGCCGCCCATCACAGCAGCAAGCCCGTGCTGCTGACCCATGCCAACGCCAACGCCGTCATCACGCGTCCGCGCAACAAGTCGGACGAGGTCATCAAGGCGGTCGCCGCGACCGGTGGCGTGGTCGGCTGCAGCATCCACGCCTACCTGAGCTGGCGCGGGGATCCACGCCAGCAACCCTTGCTGTCGGACTTCGTCGCCAACGTGAAGTACATCGGCGAACTGGTCGGCTACGAGCATGTGGGCATCGGCACCGACTTCCCGTCCGTCGACACCTATGAGGCCGTGCGCCACGTGATGGTGATGTCGCGCACCAAGTACGCCAAATCGGGCGGCGACTTCTCCGATGCCTTTGGCGACGTCATGGAAGCGCGCTATCCCGTCGAAACGCCGACGCCAGCGCAATTCCCCGCGTTCACCCACGCGCTGCACCAGGCCGGGCTGACCGACAGCCAGATCCTGGGCGTGCTGGGCGGAAACTTCCAGCGCGTATTCGCGCAAGCATGGGCCGCCGCCTGA
- a CDS encoding tripartite tricarboxylate transporter substrate binding protein: MTLRLHRYFTAALACAARALPLAGAAITAPAAAAAPYPAQPVHIIVPYQAGGSTDIVIRKFAELAAPGLGQAIVIENRGGAGATMGARAIKAARPDGYTLAVLPSPVYRMPHIQDMGYDPTRDFTYVMMLSGYTLGVAVPAASPYKTWADFISYAKQHPNEVTYGTASVGSASNVMMEDIASRNGVTWRHIPYKGESEVLTAVIGGQVTAYAGSTTVQPMVQSGKMRMLVTWGEQRSAQYPDTPTLHEVDGTPPANAPFGIAGPQGMPPAVVSRLHAVFKQVAESDAFKQILTQYGQELVYMDGKDYAAYAAQQYALEAEIVRKLGLAANK; the protein is encoded by the coding sequence ATGACCCTGCGCCTGCACCGCTACTTCACCGCCGCGCTGGCTTGCGCGGCCCGCGCCTTGCCGCTCGCGGGCGCCGCCATCACGGCGCCAGCTGCCGCTGCCGCCCCCTATCCCGCCCAGCCTGTCCACATCATCGTGCCCTACCAGGCGGGCGGTTCCACCGACATCGTGATCCGCAAGTTCGCCGAACTCGCCGCGCCCGGACTGGGCCAGGCCATCGTCATCGAGAACCGCGGCGGAGCCGGCGCGACCATGGGCGCGCGCGCCATCAAGGCTGCTCGTCCCGATGGCTATACGCTGGCCGTCCTGCCCAGCCCGGTCTATCGCATGCCCCACATCCAGGACATGGGCTACGACCCTACGCGCGACTTCACCTACGTCATGATGCTCAGCGGCTACACGCTGGGCGTGGCGGTGCCTGCCGCCTCCCCGTACAAGACCTGGGCCGACTTCATCAGCTACGCCAAACAGCACCCGAATGAAGTCACCTATGGCACGGCCAGCGTCGGCAGCGCCTCCAACGTGATGATGGAAGACATCGCCAGCCGCAACGGCGTGACCTGGCGCCATATCCCCTACAAGGGCGAATCCGAGGTGCTGACCGCGGTGATCGGGGGCCAGGTCACGGCGTACGCCGGCTCGACCACCGTGCAGCCCATGGTGCAGTCCGGCAAGATGCGCATGCTGGTCACCTGGGGCGAACAGCGCAGCGCCCAGTATCCCGACACGCCCACCCTGCACGAAGTGGACGGCACGCCGCCGGCCAACGCGCCATTCGGCATCGCCGGCCCCCAGGGCATGCCGCCCGCCGTCGTTTCCAGGTTGCATGCCGTCTTCAAGCAGGTGGCCGAATCCGATGCCTTCAAACAGATCCTGACCCAGTACGGGCAGGAGCTGGTCTACATGGACGGCAAGGACTATGCCGCCTATGCCGCCCAGCAGTACGCCCTGGAAGCGGAGATCGTCCGCAAGCTGGGGCTGGCCGCCAACAAGTAA
- a CDS encoding Bug family tripartite tricarboxylate transporter substrate binding protein, with product MIVRALAILPTRRRALAALCGLAGLLAAAHPGAALAEAWPAKPIRLIVGYPPGGGTDTVARMLAQQLGQELKQPVVVENRAGASGTIATQQVVRAEPDGYTVLFATASPLTGAPLTVKDLPYDPMNDLIPVTRIGGGPFILVANPGFPPNTLPELVECARSRPGEVNYASPGIMTANFFFSEQLNMDAGIKTTNVPYRGSAALLNDVMAGQVQYTLDTPGTTLPFIRNGKLKALAIFSDQRLDRAPEIPTAKESGYPNLVGGSWYGLLLPKGTPPAIVDGLYKATKTALSSADVRAAMEARDVMVEGSSPDEFRSYLQAEFKRWQDVTQKLGIKPQ from the coding sequence ATGATTGTTCGAGCACTCGCCATTCTGCCTACACGCCGCCGCGCTCTCGCAGCCTTGTGCGGCCTGGCCGGCCTGCTGGCCGCCGCACACCCGGGCGCGGCGCTGGCCGAGGCATGGCCCGCCAAGCCGATACGCCTGATCGTCGGCTACCCACCCGGCGGCGGCACGGACACGGTGGCGCGCATGCTGGCGCAACAATTGGGCCAGGAACTCAAGCAGCCCGTCGTGGTCGAGAACCGCGCCGGCGCGAGCGGCACCATCGCGACCCAGCAGGTCGTGCGGGCCGAGCCCGACGGCTACACCGTGCTGTTCGCCACGGCATCGCCGCTGACCGGAGCGCCGCTCACGGTCAAGGACCTTCCCTACGACCCCATGAACGACCTGATCCCGGTCACCCGCATCGGCGGCGGCCCCTTCATCCTGGTCGCCAACCCGGGGTTCCCGCCCAACACGCTGCCTGAACTGGTGGAGTGCGCGCGCAGCCGCCCCGGAGAGGTCAACTATGCCTCGCCAGGCATCATGACCGCCAACTTCTTCTTCTCCGAGCAGCTGAACATGGATGCCGGAATCAAGACCACGAACGTGCCCTACCGGGGCAGCGCGGCGCTGCTCAACGACGTCATGGCCGGCCAGGTGCAGTACACGCTGGACACGCCGGGCACCACGCTGCCCTTCATCCGCAACGGCAAGCTGAAGGCGCTGGCCATCTTCAGCGACCAGCGCCTGGACCGGGCGCCCGAGATTCCCACCGCCAAGGAAAGCGGCTATCCGAACCTGGTCGGCGGTTCCTGGTACGGCCTGCTATTGCCCAAGGGCACGCCGCCCGCGATCGTCGATGGCCTGTACAAGGCCACCAAGACCGCCTTGTCCAGCGCCGACGTGCGCGCCGCCATGGAAGCGCGCGACGTGATGGTGGAAGGCAGCTCCCCCGACGAATTCCGCAGCTACCTGCAAGCCGAGTTCAAGCGCTGGCAGGACGTGACGCAAAAGCTGGGCATCAAGCCGCAATGA